Proteins encoded in a region of the Nitrospirota bacterium genome:
- a CDS encoding MlaE family lipid ABC transporter permease subunit gives MSAAARLEQAGITIGHDQIVHCVGPWTLDYLLDLERELESLSWPRSRELVCEAGHVTAMDTGGAVLLYRTVAHLRRQGRQVSVQGLRAEFAELLQLVSANWDRIDAAPSPTAGWLERLSRFIEDRVRHVVTALGFIGESTVAVWRALKNPSLIRWRALFRSLELDGFNALPITGLLAFLIGVVISYQGAEQLRKFGTNIFVVDLVGISLLREISPLIVAILIAGRSGSAYAAQIGTMKVTEELDAVQTLGLSPMQLLVLPRVFALMIALPLLTVYADGLGVFGGMLIASNLLNVSFTEFVSRFEEAVAVRHFLIGIVKAPVFAMIIALVGCYQGFQIRGGVDDVGRYTTTSVVQSIFLVIVFDAMCSIVLNWWDL, from the coding sequence ATGTCGGCGGCCGCTCGATTGGAACAAGCGGGCATCACGATCGGTCACGACCAGATCGTGCATTGTGTCGGCCCCTGGACACTCGACTACCTACTGGATCTTGAACGAGAGCTGGAGAGCCTGTCGTGGCCACGGTCGAGAGAGCTGGTGTGCGAAGCGGGGCATGTCACAGCGATGGATACGGGCGGAGCCGTGCTGTTGTACCGAACGGTGGCGCATCTCCGCCGCCAAGGGCGGCAGGTGTCGGTCCAGGGGTTGCGTGCTGAGTTCGCCGAGCTGCTTCAACTGGTGTCGGCCAATTGGGATCGCATCGATGCGGCTCCGTCGCCAACAGCTGGCTGGCTGGAGCGGCTGAGTCGATTCATCGAGGATCGCGTCCGGCACGTGGTGACGGCGCTTGGGTTTATCGGTGAGAGCACGGTCGCGGTGTGGCGGGCGCTCAAGAATCCGTCGCTCATTCGTTGGCGGGCGCTGTTCAGAAGTCTCGAACTGGACGGATTCAATGCGCTGCCCATCACGGGCCTTCTCGCCTTCCTGATCGGAGTGGTGATCTCCTATCAGGGGGCGGAGCAGTTACGGAAGTTCGGCACCAATATTTTCGTGGTGGATCTGGTCGGGATTTCGTTGCTGCGCGAGATCTCTCCGTTGATCGTTGCCATTTTGATCGCCGGCCGCTCCGGTTCGGCCTATGCCGCGCAGATCGGCACGATGAAGGTGACTGAGGAACTGGACGCGGTCCAAACGTTAGGCCTCTCGCCGATGCAGTTGCTGGTCCTGCCAAGGGTCTTCGCGCTGATGATCGCGCTGCCGTTACTGACGGTCTACGCGGACGGGTTGGGCGTATTCGGTGGCATGTTGATCGCGTCGAATTTGCTCAATGTCAGTTTCACCGAGTTTGTCTCACGCTTTGAAGAGGCCGTGGCGGTACGTCATTTTCTCATCGGAATCGTGAAGGCGCCTGTCTTCGCGATGATCATTGCATTGGTGGGTTGTTATCAGGGGTTTCAGATCAGGGGGGGCGTGGATGATGTGGGGCGGTACACGACCACCAGCGTGGTGCAGAGTATCTTCCTGGTCATCGTGTTCGATGCCATGTGCAGCATTGTGCTCAACTGGTGGGATTTGTAA
- a CDS encoding ATP-binding cassette domain-containing protein, with protein MAIVANEKTVPVIEVSHVATRFGQAVVHKDVSLTIYRGEIFAIAGGNGCGKSTLMREIVGLHAPSSGSTSLFGIDSRLLGDGHPQNVYRRFGVMFQQGALFSSLTLEENVAAPLKEHTKLKPELIQDIVALKIASVGLPADSVAKFPNELSGGMRRRAALARAIVMDPEVLFLDEPTAGLDPIIAAGFDELVLQLKALLGLTVVMVTHDLDSLWRISDRVALLGNGVVLGVGSMQELSGSADPMVREYFHGPRGRAAEAQHG; from the coding sequence ATGGCTATCGTGGCGAACGAGAAGACTGTGCCGGTCATTGAGGTCAGCCATGTCGCCACCAGGTTTGGACAGGCCGTCGTGCACAAGGATGTGAGTTTGACGATTTATCGGGGCGAGATCTTTGCCATCGCCGGAGGGAACGGGTGCGGCAAGTCCACACTCATGCGGGAGATCGTCGGATTGCATGCGCCCTCTTCAGGCTCGACCAGCCTGTTTGGGATCGACAGCCGGTTGTTGGGGGACGGGCATCCGCAAAACGTCTATCGCCGGTTCGGTGTGATGTTTCAGCAGGGCGCCTTGTTCAGTTCTCTGACGCTGGAGGAGAATGTCGCAGCGCCACTCAAGGAGCACACGAAGCTGAAACCTGAACTCATTCAGGACATCGTCGCATTGAAAATTGCCTCGGTGGGATTGCCTGCGGACAGCGTTGCGAAATTTCCGAACGAACTCAGTGGCGGCATGAGGCGGCGCGCGGCCCTGGCACGGGCCATCGTGATGGACCCGGAGGTGTTGTTTCTCGATGAGCCGACTGCCGGCTTGGATCCGATCATCGCGGCCGGGTTCGATGAACTGGTGCTGCAACTCAAAGCCTTACTAGGGCTCACAGTGGTGATGGTGACCCACGATCTCGATTCGCTCTGGCGGATTTCAGACCGTGTCGCGTTGCTGGGCAATGGCGTAGTCCTGGGGGTCGGGAGTATGCAGGAATTGTCGGGCTCGGCCGACCCGATGGTTCGCGAATATTTCCATGGCCCGCGCGGACGCGCGGCGGAAGCGCAACATGGGTAG